One genomic region from Mycoplasmopsis columbina encodes:
- a CDS encoding BMP family ABC transporter substrate-binding protein: MSKKFKKSLILAASSASTLPFIAFTVACSTNEHKRKPNPLVAKVELNENLQLTKEEAASAPRVALITDGGDLFDKSFNQSGWEGIIRYGEQSGLSLDKYDVYEVKDNNFTDQYIAAINSGAKILVLPGFHHESVLGKFYEDNKQLVDSKGIKFIGLDFVIPSNIPAGSGISLLFETKEAGFLAGYAVGEYLKDKPASERTAGTFGGGTFNGVTDFNEGFYKGLYKYNSQADSNNTIQTKYIVDGNVYLGSVFDTTDSTKQAEVNKVINLGANVLLPVAGPWTTWVADQQNTKLVIGVDVDQSIVDTKNSSKYFTSITKQIAQAVYETVAALVKGESSFLGNYEDGKANAVIKKGIDAKWVGLAPSKVADKEKANAAIAKAFEAFHALTTEEKAWLVGKKVKPSDTNDVESNQDRLTQLSAAVNEAKKPNVETTPVTVPATGTTSGSTSSEEKEKEVETAAQTGDKETTESTDKTTGTESTTGATGTSSSSETTTTTGTESGAETSTQNPPASEATTTNTSEETSSAPAESSTTASPESTSSPSSPASPESSN, translated from the coding sequence ATGTCAAAGAAATTTAAAAAGAGTTTAATTTTAGCTGCATCTTCAGCTTCAACTCTTCCTTTTATAGCTTTCACTGTTGCATGTTCAACAAATGAACACAAGAGAAAACCAAATCCATTGGTTGCTAAAGTGGAATTGAATGAGAATTTACAATTAACAAAAGAAGAAGCTGCTAGTGCTCCTAGAGTTGCTCTTATTACTGACGGGGGGGATTTATTTGATAAATCATTTAACCAGTCAGGTTGAGAAGGGATTATTCGTTATGGAGAACAATCTGGTCTTAGCTTAGATAAATATGATGTCTATGAAGTTAAAGATAACAACTTTACAGATCAATATATAGCTGCTATTAACTCTGGCGCAAAAATTTTAGTTTTACCAGGATTCCATCATGAAAGTGTTCTTGGTAAATTCTACGAAGATAATAAACAACTTGTAGATTCTAAAGGTATCAAATTTATTGGTTTAGATTTTGTTATTCCATCAAATATCCCTGCTGGTAGTGGAATTTCATTATTATTCGAAACTAAAGAAGCTGGTTTCTTAGCTGGTTATGCAGTTGGAGAATACTTAAAAGACAAACCTGCGTCAGAAAGAACAGCGGGTACTTTTGGTGGAGGAACCTTCAATGGAGTTACTGACTTTAATGAAGGTTTCTACAAAGGACTTTACAAATATAATTCACAAGCTGATTCAAATAATACAATTCAAACAAAATACATAGTGGATGGTAACGTTTACTTAGGTTCAGTATTTGATACAACAGATTCAACAAAACAAGCGGAAGTAAACAAAGTTATTAATTTAGGAGCCAACGTATTATTACCTGTTGCTGGTCCGTGAACTACATGAGTAGCAGATCAACAAAATACTAAACTTGTTATTGGTGTTGATGTGGATCAATCAATAGTAGATACTAAAAATTCATCTAAATACTTTACATCAATTACCAAACAAATTGCTCAAGCTGTTTATGAAACAGTTGCAGCTTTGGTTAAAGGCGAATCATCATTCTTAGGTAATTATGAAGATGGAAAAGCTAATGCAGTAATTAAAAAAGGTATTGATGCTAAATGAGTTGGACTTGCACCTTCAAAAGTAGCAGATAAAGAAAAAGCAAACGCTGCTATTGCAAAAGCTTTTGAAGCATTCCATGCATTAACAACTGAAGAAAAAGCATGATTAGTTGGTAAAAAAGTTAAACCATCAGATACAAATGATGTTGAAAGTAATCAAGATAGATTAACTCAATTATCAGCGGCAGTTAATGAAGCGAAAAAACCTAATGTAGAAACAACCCCAGTAACAGTGCCTGCCACAGGAACAACATCAGGTTCAACTTCTTCAGAAGAAAAAGAAAAAGAAGTTGAAACAGCTGCTCAAACAGGTGATAAAGAAACAACAGAATCAACAGATAAAACTACTGGAACAGAATCAACAACTGGTGCAACAGGAACTTCTTCATCTTCTGAAACAACAACTACAACAGGTACAGAAAGTG